TCCGCAGCGGACGCGTCCGCGACGCGCAGCCGCCGGGCGGAGTGGGTGGTCGGTTCTGGCTCTGGACGGGTCTCGTCACCATGCTGGTCACGGTCGGAGTGTTGTACGCGAGCCGCCAACGGATCGCGCTGTGGCTCGACGATCGACGCGTCAGGCGGGCCCGCCGGGCTGGTGGGTGAGAGACGGCAGCAGCACGGTCGGCGTCACTCGCCCCGATTCAAGACCGGACGAACGGTGTCGACGAACGAGATCCGGTGATTCGCCCGTGCCTCGATCGCGACGAGCCAGCGCTCCCGATGGCCCTCGCGCAAGGGCGTCGTCGCCCCGCCCGGCTCGTCGCCCAGCCGACGCTGGTCGGCGTGCTCCGCACCGATGCTGGTCAGCACAGCCCGGCTCGCCGCCTCGACCTCCGCCGGCCCTTCCAACAACACCAGGTTGTACGCCTCGTCCACGGCGCGCATCGCCACGTACGCCTCGTCGTAGCCCGAAACCGGCTCACTCCCGCCGGCGTCGAGCCACCGCCGGTCCAACTGCCGGTACGCCTGGTCGCAGGCGCTCAGGAACCCGACGTACGCGTCCCGCCGTAGCTCGTCCCGGCGCGTCGCCCGCCGTTCGACGCTCTCCTGCCGGGCCACGGCGAGCTGGTGGGCCAGTTGCCGTCGGGTGCTCAACGCGCCGACCAACCCGGTCAGGGCGGCGGCGGCCAGCGTGGACAGTGAGGTGATCAGCGCGACGGCGACGGTGTCCTGCACCCGGCCATCATGGCGGCGCGCGCAGTGGGCGTCGTCACCCGGGCGCGGGTCGACTCCGGGTCAGCACGCGGTCGATGGTTGGCGGTCGGGCAGCTCGACACGCCGAACGCCGCGCTGCTGAGCTGCCAGGGATCGTTCGCGGGCACGTACTGCTGCCGTTTTCATGATGAGGGGTGGGCGCGGCAGGTTTCGAACCTGCGACCCCCCGCTTGTAAGGCGGGTGCTCTCCCACTGAGCTACGCGCCCGGATCGCCCGTGCGGCGGGCCGGTGGTGGGCAAGCTTACCTTGCCCGCCACCGGTCCCGGCGCACGGCGTACCCCGGTCAGACGGTCGCTGCGGCGATGGCCTTGCGCCAGCCCTGCTGGTCGCGGGCCTCGCCCGGGCCGTTCATCTCGGCGAAGCGGACCACGCCGGCCTTGTCGATGACGAAGGTGCCCCGGTTGGCGAACCCGGCGACGTCGTTGAAGACCCCGTACGCCTGGGCGACACCGCCGTGCGGCCAAAAGTCGGCCAGCATGGGGAACTGGTAGCCCTCGCGGTCAGCCCAGATCTTGTGGCTGTAGGCCGAGTCGACGCTGACGGTCAGCACCTGGACGTCGTCGTTCACGTACTCGTCGAGGTTGTCCCGTATCTCGGACAGCTCACCCCGGCAGGTGCCGGTGAAGGCGAGCGGGTAGAAGACCAGCAGGACGATGCGCCTGCCCCGGAAGCCCGAGAGCCGGACCTCCTGGTTGTTCTGGTCCTTCAGCACGAAGTCCGGTGCCTCGGCACCAACCTCGATGGGCATGCGAACTCTCCTCGGGTCGGGTCACGAAAACGGCACCGGCTTGCCACCCGGCGGTGCAGACCGCCGGGCGCGCGAAGCGGCACGGGCTACTTCTTGGCCTTGGCCCCTCGGCGCAGCACCAGACGTGCGCCGCTCCAGTCCCGGCCGGCGTTGACGGTCGAGGTCTGCTGAAGGCCGGCGGTGGGTGCGGACTCCGCGACCTCACTCGGCTCGACGTGCCCGTCACGCCCCGCCTTCGGGGTGAGGAGCCACACGACCCCGTTGTCGGCCAGCGGGCCGAGGGCATCGACGAGAAGCTCGAA
This portion of the Micromonospora zamorensis genome encodes:
- a CDS encoding peroxiredoxin; the encoded protein is MPIEVGAEAPDFVLKDQNNQEVRLSGFRGRRIVLLVFYPLAFTGTCRGELSEIRDNLDEYVNDDVQVLTVSVDSAYSHKIWADREGYQFPMLADFWPHGGVAQAYGVFNDVAGFANRGTFVIDKAGVVRFAEMNGPGEARDQQGWRKAIAAATV